One Calderihabitans maritimus genomic window carries:
- a CDS encoding PadR family transcriptional regulator — translation MKEQILRKLFLGFVQLHILYHAEKEPIFGRAMIEELKRHGYEISAGTLYPLLHNLEASGLLAKREEIVEGKVRKYYTITEEGKVVLDEAREKALELVREIAEK, via the coding sequence ATGAAGGAACAAATCTTGCGCAAACTTTTCCTGGGTTTTGTACAGCTTCACATACTTTATCACGCGGAAAAAGAGCCCATTTTCGGGAGGGCAATGATTGAGGAACTGAAAAGACACGGTTATGAAATTAGCGCCGGTACTCTCTACCCGCTTCTTCATAACCTGGAAGCAAGCGGGCTTTTGGCGAAGCGGGAAGAAATTGTGGAAGGCAAGGTTAGGAAATACTATACCATTACGGAAGAGGGGAAGGTGGTTTTGGACGAGGCTAGAGAGAAGGCGTTGGAACTGGTCAGGGAGATAGCGGAGAAATGA
- a CDS encoding ABC transporter ATP-binding protein: MRGEVMFELRKVRYKNVLFIDELAIPPRKVTCIVGGSGSGKTTLLKLLNHMISCDSGDVFFEGRNVRELDPVKLRRRVVMLPQNPTIFPGTIKDNLIQGFIFSEIPVAPDEELRKALQMVKLDKELHVAAADLSGGEKQRLALARILLLEPEVLLLDEPSSALDEETEEHVIKRLVEYVKSGGRTLIMVTHSKQMAQNYGEYIVTLEEGRVVKVGVNTAAGTLA; the protein is encoded by the coding sequence ATGAGGGGTGAGGTAATGTTTGAGCTGCGGAAGGTAAGATATAAAAACGTGCTGTTCATTGACGAGCTGGCCATACCGCCCCGCAAAGTAACCTGTATCGTGGGGGGGAGCGGTAGCGGGAAAACCACGCTTTTGAAACTTCTCAACCATATGATAAGCTGTGACAGCGGTGACGTTTTTTTTGAAGGCAGAAACGTTAGGGAGCTGGACCCGGTGAAACTACGCCGCCGCGTAGTTATGCTGCCCCAGAATCCGACCATCTTTCCCGGCACGATAAAAGATAATTTAATCCAGGGGTTTATCTTTTCCGAGATTCCGGTAGCTCCTGATGAAGAGCTGAGAAAAGCTTTGCAAATGGTTAAATTGGACAAGGAACTTCACGTTGCCGCGGCCGATTTGTCAGGTGGAGAGAAGCAGCGCTTGGCTCTGGCCAGGATTCTTCTCCTGGAGCCGGAGGTCTTGCTTTTGGACGAGCCTTCTTCTGCCCTGGATGAAGAAACGGAGGAGCATGTAATAAAGAGACTGGTGGAATATGTGAAGTCCGGAGGAAGAACTCTCATCATGGTAACTCATTCCAAGCAAATGGCCCAAAATTACGGGGAATATATCGTGACGTTGGAAGAGGGAAGGGTTGTCAAGGTGGGGGTTAACACCGCCGCCGGAACGCTGGCTTAA
- a CDS encoding ABC transporter permease yields the protein MEQIINIGTFQLMAAYVFILILLLMVRGRRIGYEKEIILAAARMTIQLILVGYILTFIFDQEHVLLTISVFVVMEAFAIQNIFSRVKSRIPLRLKKIVALSMILGTSVSLGYFLVVVINLQPWYEAQYFIPIAGMIIGNSMTGVSLGVERLISGMKNKREQVEGALMLGATPKMAAQSIVNDAFAAAILPTINSMVGMGIVFLPGMMTGQILSGVSPLTAIEYQIAIMLGILGSVSLTVFMLVQLGYKAFFNERSQLELPGGDG from the coding sequence GTGGAGCAGATTATTAATATCGGTACGTTTCAACTTATGGCGGCATATGTTTTTATACTCATTCTTTTGTTAATGGTACGCGGGCGGAGAATCGGTTACGAGAAAGAGATAATCCTGGCCGCCGCCCGCATGACCATACAGTTAATCTTGGTAGGATATATTTTGACTTTTATTTTCGACCAAGAGCATGTCCTTTTGACCATTTCCGTTTTTGTCGTCATGGAGGCTTTTGCCATCCAGAATATCTTCAGCAGGGTTAAATCCAGGATACCCCTGCGGTTGAAGAAAATTGTGGCCCTTTCCATGATTTTGGGGACGTCAGTCAGCCTGGGCTATTTTCTGGTGGTGGTAATAAACCTGCAACCCTGGTATGAGGCTCAGTATTTTATTCCGATAGCGGGAATGATAATCGGTAATTCCATGACCGGGGTGTCTTTAGGGGTGGAGAGGCTGATTAGTGGAATGAAGAATAAGAGAGAACAGGTGGAAGGAGCTTTGATGTTAGGGGCAACCCCCAAGATGGCGGCCCAGAGTATAGTAAATGATGCCTTCGCCGCTGCCATTCTTCCGACTATTAACTCAATGGTAGGTATGGGCATCGTATTCTTACCCGGGATGATGACCGGGCAGATACTTTCGGGCGTTTCTCCCCTGACTGCTATTGAATACCAGATTGCTATCATGTTGGGAATCCTGGGCAGTGTATCGCTTACTGTATTTATGCTGGTACAATTGGGATATAAGGCTTTCTTTAATGAAAGAAGTCAGCTGGAGCTACCTGGAGGGGATGGATAG
- a CDS encoding long-chain-fatty-acid--CoA ligase yields MKIHDLAALHAEATERTALEYQNTRISYAELNKAVNAYASYFISQGIQPGDRVALALPNCPEFIFAYLGITKAGGVAVPLNLMLTPEEIVYIVKDAAPRILLTQPDMANKLSALVSNSPTQAVPLDEKTKSQILSQPLTSFPEVDDDQVCTFLYTSGTTGHPKGVMLSHRNFVSNVKSLKDFSKLGPEENFLAVLPMFHSFGWTVCVLTPLYLGAKITILDAFRPKEVLDTLANKDITIFCGVPSMFAVLQKMSPRNTFPKLWLVISGGAALPGEVQRGFEEKFGVSIVEGYGLTEASPVVCLNPIYGKRKAGSIGVSIPDVEAKVIDETGRELPPGEVGELVVRGPNVMKGYYRREADTRETLKDGWLHTGDLARRDEDGYFFIAGRKKELIITAGFNVYPREVEELLLSYPGVAEAAVIGVPHPVKGETVKAVIVPEEGHTLERQEIIKYLKERLAQYKIPEIIEFTDSLPKGPGGKILKRLLQ; encoded by the coding sequence ATGAAAATTCATGACCTCGCCGCTCTTCATGCGGAAGCAACGGAACGTACGGCCTTAGAGTATCAAAATACCCGAATATCTTACGCGGAATTAAACAAGGCTGTTAATGCTTACGCTTCCTACTTTATCTCCCAGGGCATCCAGCCCGGTGACAGGGTTGCCTTAGCGCTTCCAAACTGTCCAGAATTTATTTTTGCTTACCTTGGCATAACCAAAGCCGGCGGAGTAGCCGTTCCTCTGAACCTGATGCTCACTCCGGAGGAAATTGTCTATATCGTCAAAGATGCCGCACCACGCATATTGTTAACCCAGCCGGATATGGCCAACAAACTGTCAGCCTTAGTTTCAAATTCCCCTACACAAGCAGTACCTCTAGATGAAAAGACCAAAAGTCAAATTCTTTCCCAACCACTCACTTCTTTTCCTGAAGTTGATGATGATCAGGTATGTACTTTTCTCTACACCTCGGGTACTACCGGTCATCCCAAAGGAGTTATGCTTTCTCACCGTAACTTTGTTAGCAATGTCAAGTCCTTAAAAGATTTTTCAAAACTTGGACCGGAAGAAAATTTTCTTGCCGTATTACCTATGTTCCACAGCTTCGGGTGGACAGTATGTGTTTTAACTCCCCTATATTTAGGCGCCAAGATTACTATTTTAGACGCTTTTCGCCCCAAAGAGGTCCTAGATACTCTTGCCAATAAAGATATTACTATTTTCTGCGGTGTTCCCAGCATGTTCGCCGTATTACAAAAAATGAGTCCTCGGAATACTTTTCCTAAACTCTGGCTGGTAATATCCGGCGGAGCAGCGCTCCCCGGCGAAGTACAGCGGGGTTTCGAAGAGAAGTTCGGTGTTTCTATTGTAGAGGGTTACGGACTCACCGAAGCTTCACCGGTGGTATGCCTTAATCCAATTTACGGTAAAAGAAAAGCAGGCTCCATCGGCGTTTCCATACCAGATGTAGAAGCTAAAGTAATAGATGAAACGGGCCGTGAACTGCCGCCGGGTGAGGTAGGTGAGCTGGTAGTACGCGGGCCCAATGTTATGAAAGGGTATTACCGCCGGGAGGCCGACACCCGGGAGACCCTCAAAGATGGTTGGCTTCACACCGGCGACCTGGCACGCCGCGATGAAGACGGTTATTTCTTTATCGCAGGGCGCAAAAAAGAATTGATCATTACCGCCGGCTTCAACGTTTATCCCAGAGAAGTAGAAGAACTCCTGCTGTCTTATCCGGGCGTTGCCGAAGCTGCCGTAATCGGTGTTCCCCATCCCGTAAAAGGGGAAACAGTCAAAGCCGTGATAGTACCGGAAGAGGGACATACCCTGGAACGCCAGGAAATTATAAAATACTTGAAAGAACGCTTGGCCCAGTATAAGATTCCTGAAATTATCGAATTCACCGACAGCCTGCCTAAAGGCCCGGGCGGGAAAATACTCAAGCGGCTTTTACAATAA